The sequence TTGACACAATTTGATTGGTCGAATGGAATAGGATTTTTGCTTTGGTGGCATGATTTCACACAttgattccttcaaatccatcaaacattccttatggtgccaagtgtctaaataaaacttttctaatctaatttgtacattccacactgtgatttggAAGACACTACACTGGCTTGTTTGTTTgcacaaaattttttaactcatctcatctaatcattacaacttttctaaattttcacacaaaataaaataaacaattcaactttttcaaatcccaaaataaaaataatattaaaaaaatattttaacaatattttattcaactttcaactttcatttcaaatcatctcaattcatttgcgaaaacaaacgaggctgtGCGCTTActgaggttactattcattctagaaaagtgaataataaacttagcactgaaaaatcttaaatattcatattaacctacagtgaaaatatttttttgaaattcaacCTTGAAGTACCCCTAAaagtaatttcataattttgaacAAGCGTTTCgtctgaaaatatgaaaatagattTTGCACCATAAAACGttaaataatcaattgagtctaatggcgCAGACCATAACGCATTTCGATGCTTATAACTACCTCTAATAATTAGCATTGTACTTTTGGTATTATAGTGAGTTATAACAttgactatgctgacagactaaaacctatgagATTGGTCGATTTATGAAAACTTATGAGATTTTCACAAGGTTCCTAAAACCAATAGAAATCCCACATTTGAATTTCTAACAGATTGTTACACACTGAGTGGCTCGGGACACCTTTGGCCAAGTCGGGATGGTTCTGCAACTCTAAGGTCAGGACAGGATGCATTGGGCGAGACGGGATGCTGAGACTAGGTCGAGTCAAATCCCAGGCTATGTGGGAGTCTATCTGTTGTGAGCTCTTTGTGAGTTGCCATGCATCGTGATTGGCCGAGGAGAACACAGTGAGATCAGTGGAAAAGGCCTTGTCGGTGTTATTTGTCACCGACATTTGTTGGTAGCAGTGAGCGCAGGCGAGATCAGCCTTGGCTTCAGTCGCAAGTGCCCGTGGCAGCAAGTGCCAACCATGGTGCTAGGATGGTGTTGTTGCGGTGGTCGAGGACCACCTCTACCCCTGCAGAAAACGCCGATTGTCGAAATGGTGATCGTCGGCTGAAGTAGGGGGCTCACGACAGTTTGCCATGAGCTTTCCACAAATCACTATGCACTAGATGCGGAGTCGTTGATCGCCGAGGTTCCACCGTATTGGTCGATGACCTCACCTAAGACGCCAGCGGTCCAAGTGGTGACCACCAGCATGAGCTAGGGGCTCATGACCGTCTGCTATGAGTTAGGGACTCACAACCGTCTGCTGTGAGCTAAGGACTCATGACCGTCTGCTATGAGCTAGGGACTCACGACCATCTGCCGTGAGCTTACCATGAGCATGCTGCTTTGCCACGGGCGGCTATTTTCCCACCTCAGTGGTCGAGGATCTCTTCAGCGGATATAGACGATGCCAATGGGCCACAGGGTGGTCGTCGGCGCCCCTCCCTAGTGATGCCACAACTAGGCCAAGCTTTGGTCTTGTGTGCAAGGATAGGCGCACACGGGGGAGCGTTGCTCACAACCCGCGTGGATGGGGGCCATCATGGCTGCCGTCATAAATGGCCGGCAGTCCAACTGAGATTGCCGATGGGTCAACTTAAGTGCACACTACACACTGCACACTTGGTCTATGCCCATGTGCACGTTCAGAGTGTATCCCACCGTCTCTCTTTTTGTATAGTGCACTAAGCATCTGCAGTTCAATCTGCTAGGGAGTTTGGGTTCTCGGCCCTATACACTGCGTCCATGAAAAGCACTTAAGGGCGGTGCACTTAATCTCCTGGGCGAGAAAATGTTCATTTGCCCATTTTCTACAatagtgttttaaagaaaaataaaagcagaaaGGTTGAGACACTTATCTGGGAAACTTTAATCTGCTCCATCTGAGATTATTTAGCGTGTCTGGTAATCGTTCTTTTTCCGCTTATGGTTTAAAAATAACTCGAATCCCACAGACGGCACCATTGTTAACTCTTAAAAATAGCGCAACAGGCTGGAAGGGGAGAAAGTTCCATTCCTGACTTGTTGAGGTTGTATATGGCTATATTGGTGTAGAGTGGAACTCCCGACGGTGGTCCGGTACAACTGCACGACATCGGTGCTTATATACATGAGGGTGAGCAGTAAATAAATGCTGAAGAAATAAAGAGGCGGTGATacacagatttacatggttcagCGTAAAGCCTACGTCCGCAGGGTTTGGAGATGGGagtatttattataatatgcctgtttatagtctctcatggtctcttgttctcactgtacaatggagATATGAGCTCTATCTTTTGGTGGAGATCCCATCGTTGGAGTACCTGCCTTAAGGttcaagaagatgaagaaatccAGAAGCCCCCTTTGAAGTCGTTTGGCTCCTTTATTTTATCCGCTGTCCCTCTTTTCGCGTGCTCCTAGGAAGTAGTGAGAATTGGCAGTCTTTTCTCTGTGTGTCTGACATCTTTTCCTCATTTCTACTTTCTCCTCTTCCCTTTCcatattttctttactttttcctGATACCTTATTTTCTCTTGtcctctctcattctctcttcatTTATCTTTTAGTGAGGATCCTTCGATGGGCTTGGCCTGTTTATCTAGGCTTGATATGTTATCCCTTCCGATACTAATGCCTAGTTTCAATCTTGTCGTTAAAATTAAGGGAAGTATATAATTGTTAGTTTTTGAAATTATGTatcaattttgtaaaagttaaaaatagagGTCTCCGATTACAAAAATGCCCGAACTAGATAATTGATTTATAACTTTtgataaaaatctttttaaaaaaaattggtcctgtaaaggaaagaaacaaagaTACTGACAATGGGGATGGCATATCTGTAAATCTACATTCATGTTTCGTGAAAGGCGTGAGGGAACAAACGGATAAGCTCCGTGTGAGTCTCAGAGAGTTGAGAAGCCTAGGCAACTACCCAGACAGATAACGCGGGGTCGTATGTTCTGTCGGTATGGTCATGCTATCCACCCCTGCGTACGTTAGCGCGAAGCCCTTAACCTGCCCTCTTTCTTCCGTAGCCAGAGCCCAGAGGAAATTGCCTCGAATGAACTGCGCATTGTCACCCTCAAAATGGCGGGAGAGCAGGCGATTGATCTCCATCTCCTTCGTCCTCTCCCACTTGTTCTCTATCCCCAACTGTAAGCCTCACactattctttttttagttGGCCAGAAAAGCAAGTCATGTAATAGATAAAATAGCATAAGGTGGCGTTTGGacgtttcttcaaatttaaatttctttagaCTGCTTTTTCTTTGTAGACAAATGGACCGTCCAAAGACGGCATCTAATCTTTTGGTAGTCGTTGCAGCTGAGGGTATATAATATGAAGAGCTTTAGAATAACAAAGGGtaatatgaagataaaaaacGGCACACTCTTCTtacttacaaattaaatcttatataaaaaagagatcggagcaggaaaaaaaaaaaaaaaaaaaacaagtaggAACTAGGCTTAATTGAGTGGTGTTTCCTGCATTTTCTTGATAAGCATGCGGTTTTTTGCATTgcattattgttgttgttggtttttATTCTGTTTTGTTTTCTGATAGATGCTATCGCGGGCAGCATTTTTGATAAATACGTGAAAAGGTAGTGACTATGGCATGGCTTCTCTTCCTCCTAATATTTGCTTGGTGAATCAATACTTGTGTGTGTAAAGCAGTTCAGTTCTAGGGATTACTTCAACGTCGATGTCATCATTTCAGAACTTCAAAAGCTTGTGTCCTTGAAAGTTCTACTACAATGATTCTTCATACAGAATGATCGAAGTCAATTTTGGTTTCGATCATTTTTTAAGTTCAGGGTTACTGTCTGATTTCTGTATATGCTTTGAAATAATGTATCCTTGTCGTTAATTCTTCTTCTGATACAATAACCAGGAAAAAACTAGACCCACTTGAGGTTTATGTGCCAGCTGTCATATTGACGCAATCACAGATCAAGGACttaggtatttttttaaaacttttttttggcATCACACTTTTGTTTGTATAGAGACTCATTGTTATCtggtttatgaattttattcagGGCCTTACTCTTGCATCTCTGGTGATGCTTTGACCATATTATAATATGAATAGAATATCATCTAACTACTAATTCTTAGTgtctattctttctttagaaTCTCATccaaattttcttcattttttgttttcatgcaTGCAAGTTTGATTTTCCATTTGAGGATTAATGTCTCTGTCTCTCAACTCTTGTGTGAGTGCTCATGTGTGTTGGTGCATGTCTTTACTTTTCTGCTTTGTTAGATATTATACTTGCTCCATTTTTACTTCTCCTTTTGCACATCAACTTTAAGTGTTCTCCCTCTAGTGTTTGGCTTGTTGAAGCATTGCACAAAGTggggaaaaatacaatttgtaCCCCAACCCATCTTGCCTTTTTCTAATATACCACCCAAACTACCACGTTTGAGATACTGTGCCTTAAAATACCACTTATTCTCAAATAGCATCATCTATCAAATTATGACATTAAATCTGGTAGAAAATGCAGCATGTCTGACATGTGCCACATTCAGAGGTAAAATGATGGAAATGAACTTAGAGcctgaaaaaatttaaaaagaaagggGGAGTGTGGATCTGCCCCTCCTGGATTCATCCTCTCCTGGCATTGGGAGGGACTAATCCAACCCCTCACGGGTATATCAcagagaggagagggagatcCACCCCAGGCTGATATGTTTACCTTCTTTCTAATTTATCTTAGGCccttttttcctaaaaataatacGATGTCATATTTGGAATTTCACATCCCACTACAACGCCATGAGTCATTTTCTGTCCAATTTAACAGCAAAATTGGATGGGGCTGTTATCTGACGAGAAGTGGTAGCTTGAGGGTGCATTATCTCGAAAGTGAGATTTTGGGTACCATATTGAGAAAGGAGTTGACAGTTTTGGAGTAGAAGTATCTTTTTGCCCAAACGGTATAAAGATGGTGTGATAATACTCATATATTTTCTCCTAGTACAGAGAAATCTCTAGAAGCTGAGCAACCCCAATATGCTACTTGCCGATCCCTACTACGCTCTGGCCCTGCAGGATCCCTTCGTGTAAATATTCGAGCTGTaagttgagacttcctagaacCTCTGTGCTAGACTATGTTGAGTAATGTTTTTCTGACTTCATTAGAATGCTTGGAGCCTTTGCATTTCTTTATGGTAGTTTCTGACTAGATGACTGTCTTACTCTCACTAGAATGCGAGAAGGCTGCCTTAGAATTCTTCAACATATGCACCTCAAATATTACTCTTTGTAGTAAGTTTATGCACCTCATGTATTCGGGTACTTCAAAATCATTCTCAGTTCTAACAGCCATGAGTCTTCGAACCAAAGTCCTGTGTGGGTGCTTAATTGCAATAGTCTTTAAGATTTTTCCATAGATAATCTGATCAGCCATTCTGATCTAGTGCTCAAGAAGTTCAGTTAACGAGCATTGTATTATGCTCGGGGACTATGTACTGCATGTTTTTAGTTTTCCTGCAATTCGTGTACATCAAACAGTGATACCTTTTGTTGGTCCTTATTGTTATCTGACTGTTCTTATAATCATTGGTTATGAGATGATATATCCTTTATCAATGCCATGCTCTTCTATGTTTGCTTTAAGACAGTTCTTTTATACATCCTACGCACGTAGTAAATTTTGTTGGGACTGTAGGTGGCACAATATGCTTTGGATAACGGCAATGGTAACAGTGCTTCCAACAGTGTTGATCAATGCCTCGGGTATATCACTTTCTTGATGAACATCGTTATGATTTTTAAGCAATTTATTTATGCAAAGGAGAGTAGGCATAGATTGTAGTTTATCCATAATCATGCCCTGCAATCTGATATACATAACAGTGGAAAATAGGGCCTGTCTACCTAGAAAATCAAAACACTTAACAATGTGGTGTTTTGGAGGTGAGACCCATTTTTCAGAAGTTGTAATCACtagattaatatttttgaatCAAACTCCCCCTGTCACTTTGAAGTTTAAATTCATTATCAAGCCTCTCAGCTGTGCTCAGTTAGGAGGGTACCCTAAAATAACCTATATAGGTCATGGAGTGTAAGCCTGGCAAGTCGTCCCTTGAATGGATACAGATCAGGTGTGCATGTTAATCTACCTAAAAGGAAAACACAGGCATACCTTTAGTATGTTGATGCACTTGATGATGAATATTCTTAATTGGAAGAtcctttttttctccttttctggGTCCATTGGATACCCCATTGGACCTATGGCTCACCAGGGGAGACAGCCCTCTCCTTCTCTTGGTGACTGAGTTGCAAGGAGAAtctctttttgaaaatatatcagCTAACAATCATGACCAAGTCTGATTTTATGATAGCCACAAGATTGAACAAAACTCAAGTCTAGAGAAATCTCCACTTCTGCAGAGCGTTGGAGGAACTTGATTCCTTACTTCTGCGTGCATCAAGAAATGATCGAGAAGCCTCTGTTGAATCAATGAAGGGAAAGATTAATATGGCTCTTAATGCCCTGGACAGGTAAAATGCTTTGAGTAGATCATATATCGTCACTCAATACTGGCTTCTAGTATCTGTGCCACAATCTTCGTTTCAGTAGAATACTTCACAACTTGACATGTAAATAGCCAAGGAAGCTAAGGAGATTTCCATCTTTCAGCCTCCTCCAAACTGTACCTTCTGATGTGCTTCAGAAGGGGAAGGCTGTAGCTGATTCTTATATGATTACAGAAGATGAACGTGGAATTTTGGACCAAGAAATGCAGCAGTTGGAGtcaattttatgatattttttctcgAGGATTCAAATTTAGGAGATTATGCACCATGAATCTCTCCCAATACATGCAGTAATCTCTTAACTGTTCTATGTATGATCACTTAAATTGACGTCTATGTATTGGGTGCAACAGCCTTCCACATGATCTCTGGATCTTGGATAAGTAGAATTGTATGCTTGTAACACTGTCCCTCTAGGGTTAGAAATGAAGTAAATTTTGGAAGACATGGGGACCAGAATGTTACTAATCTTAAAATGTCTTCTTCTTAATAAAGCACTAGGTGTAAAAGATTccattacataaaaataaaacatacattattaaaatgagtttttggaagcacttattaaaaattatttaaacctaacactaataaatttatagatttaaatacatataaatagtCTAGGTCTCTGCCTCTTCTGCTTGAGTCAAGTGCCATATTGCATTTTCAAACCCCACTTTAATAATTACTTGGGGTAGTCATACATTAAACTCGT comes from Juglans microcarpa x Juglans regia isolate MS1-56 chromosome 8S, Jm3101_v1.0, whole genome shotgun sequence and encodes:
- the LOC121244917 gene encoding uncharacterized protein LOC121244917 isoform X2, with product MAGEQAIDLHLLRPLPLVLYPQLKKLDPLEVYVPAVILTQSQIKDLEKSLEAEQPQYATCRSLLRSGPAGSLRVNIRAVAQYALDNGNGNSASNSVDQCLGALEELDSLLLRASRNDREASVESMKGKINMALNALDSLLQTVPSDVLQKGKAVADSYMITEDERGILDQEMQQLESIL
- the LOC121244917 gene encoding uncharacterized protein LOC121244917 isoform X1; translated protein: MVMLSTPAYVSAKPLTCPLSSVARAQRKLPRMNCALSPSKWRESRRLISISFVLSHLFSIPNYAIAGSIFDKYVKRKKLDPLEVYVPAVILTQSQIKDLEKSLEAEQPQYATCRSLLRSGPAGSLRVNIRAVAQYALDNGNGNSASNSVDQCLGALEELDSLLLRASRNDREASVESMKGKINMALNALDSLLQTVPSDVLQKGKAVADSYMITEDERGILDQEMQQLESIL